In Pyrus communis chromosome 8, drPyrComm1.1, whole genome shotgun sequence, one genomic interval encodes:
- the LOC137742946 gene encoding isoeugenol synthase 1-like: MACEKSKILIFGATVYLGKYMVKASVSLGHPTYGYARPIKPNTDPSKLELHKEYEAMGLTIFQGELDENEKLVAVLRQVDVVVSTLLVPQHLQQLKIINAIKDAGNIKGKIYLRNVL, translated from the exons ATGGCTTGTGAGAAGAGCAAGATACTGATATTTGGAGCCACAGTTTATCTAGGCAAGTACATGGTGAAAGCAAGTGTTTCTTTGGGCCATCCAACTTATGGCTACGCCCGACCAATCAAACCCAACACTGACCCTTCCAAGCTTGAGCTGCACAAAGAATATGAAGCCATGGGACTCACCATCTTCcaa GGTGAACTCGATGAAAACGAAAAGCTAGTCGCAGTGCTTCGACAAGTTGACGTTGTAGTATCTACGCTGCTTGTACCTCAGCATCTTCAACAGTTAAAAATTATCAACGCCATCAAAGATGCTGGTAATATAAAGGGGAAAATATATTTGAGAAATGTTCTTTAG